In Glycine max cultivar Williams 82 chromosome 15, Glycine_max_v4.0, whole genome shotgun sequence, the DNA window attggTAAGATTTCTATAAAGTCTatcaaaaataaatcaattaaagcTTATAGCACTTCTTAGTTCTCAAGTCACCTAACTTCGTAAATTCAAATAAACGGCATATAAGTTCCTTCACACGTCATTAaaagacaactttttttttatttaaaaaaagataacttttgaaatagttattattttgaaaaacttttatgTAACGTGCTAATGcatgataatataaaacaatCTTTTACAATGACACTGAATACATTTAAATTGAATGAATAATTAGTGTTATTGAATACATGAAATCTTTAACATGAAATGCAATAAACTAATAAACACTTATACTTGTGATTGATGCAGTTATCTTCTCTGGGGCCTACTCATGACGAAATAGACTTTGAGTTTTTGGGTAACTTGAGTGGTGATCCTTACACTCTCCACACGAACGTATTCAGCCAAGGGAAAGGGAACAGAGAACAACAGTTCCATCTATGGTTCGACCCCACCAAGGACTTCCACACATACTCCGTCCAATGGAATCCTGCAAGCATCATGTATATATTCCATATTCCTATAATATTTCTTTCCCAAAAATAACCATAACTAATGAGTTTAATGGCAAAAtcctttttcaataaaaaaattttatattatcaactaatcataaattattaatattaataattattatgaaagtcaataaatttatcatatataataatttgttatgagataataatataaaattatttctcgtATAAGTTATATACtgacaatataatataattttacattaacatATATACCGacaacaatttataattaaatgataatataagattattttatattttgaatgcatTACCATTTTACTTAATATATGTACCAATTTATTAACATCTTTAGTCATGATTAACCATTTTTCAATATTGTCATTTCATGTAAAAGATTCTCTGTTGACGGGACCCCAATAAGGGAGTTCAAGAATTTGGAGACAAAAGGGGTTCCATTCCCAAAGAGCCAACCCATGAGAATATACTCTAGTCTTTGGAACGCTGAGGATTGGGCCACAAGGGGTGGGCTTGTGAAAACGGATTGGAGCAAGGCCCCATTCACAGCCTCTTACAGAAACTTCAATTCCCAAACCTCTTCCTCCACTGGCCAATCACTGGACGCCACGGGGCAGGCAAAGATCCGTTGGGTGCAAAAGAATTACATGATTTACAATTATTGCACTGATATCAGACGTTTCCCTCAAGGCCTTCCTCCAGAATGCTCCATTGCATGAGAATATTTAATTCAATGTTGCATATCATTATAAAATGATCCTCATGAACGTGACACACATGTGTTGCCTATTACGTTAATTTACTTTCTTGTGTAAATTAATGCAACTAAAACTGTTATTATTGTTGGTTTGTGCTTTGTTGAGCACTACTCCATTGTTTGTGGCGAAAGATAATTATAGCGTGCAAAATTATATTCATGGCAGTGTATATGTGCTGAAATTGTAAagtattttcattaataaaattgttgGAGTTTTATTattcgacttggattttcttattTTGCCTTCTAGCTCCTCCTTCAAAGGTCaggtgt includes these proteins:
- the XET1 gene encoding xyloglucan endotransglucosylase; the encoded protein is MHLSLHQNTPLGILCCVPLLSYFLLLTQLVVPIAIVTNQLTKVYISSYHHQMKNIGLFFLVVVATFVVAATAGSFYQDFEITWGGERAKIYENGNLLTLSLDRASGSGFRSKKEYLFGKIDMQLKLVPGNSAGTVTAYYLSSLGPTHDEIDFEFLGNLSGDPYTLHTNVFSQGKGNREQQFHLWFDPTKDFHTYSVQWNPASIIFSVDGTPIREFKNLETKGVPFPKSQPMRIYSSLWNAEDWATRGGLVKTDWSKAPFTASYRNFNSQTSSSTGQSLDATGQAKIRWVQKNYMIYNYCTDIRRFPQGLPPECSIA